The following proteins come from a genomic window of Salvia hispanica cultivar TCC Black 2014 chromosome 4, UniMelb_Shisp_WGS_1.0, whole genome shotgun sequence:
- the LOC125223416 gene encoding chalcone--flavanone isomerase-like yields the protein MSATSTPTVTKLQVESVVFPPTVKPPCSNNTLFLGGAGVRGMEIQGNFVKFTAIAVYVDPTAIPALAAKWTGKTAAELAESDDFIRQIVAGPFEKMTQVTMILPLTGQQYSEKVAENCSAYWKAAGKYTDAESEAIHKFLQVFKDETFSPGASILFTQSPAGSLTIAFSKDGSIPEQGKAVIENKLLAEAILESIIGKNGVSPTARQSLAARVSELLNQTEAECIKKEE from the exons atgtcaGCAACTTCAACGCCAACCGTCACCAAACTCCAAGTGGAATCCGTTGTATTCCCGCCAACGGTGAAACCGCCGTGCTCTAATAACACCTTATTCCTCGGCGGCGCAG GGGTGAGAGGCATGGAGATCCAAGGCAACTTCGTCAAGTTCACCGCCATCGCCGTCTACGTGGACCCCACCGCCATCCCCGCCCTCGCCGCCAAGTGGACCGGCAAAACCGCCGCCGAACTCGCTGAATCCGACGACTTCATCCGCCAAATCGTCGCCG gTCCGTTTGAGAAAATGACGCAAGTCACGATGATCCTGCCACTAACGGGGCAGCAATACTCGGAGAAGGTTGCGGAGAACTGCAGCGCCTACTGGAAAGCAGCCGGGAAATACACAGATGCAGAGAGTGAAGCCATACACAAATTCCTTCAAGTCTTCAAAGACGAAACCTTCTCACCTGGCGCATCCATCCTCTTCACTCAGTCACCAGCTGGCTCCCTCACG ATCGCATTCTCCAAAGATGGCTCCATCCCGGAGCAAGGGAAAGCTGTGATAGAGAACAAGCTGCTGGCCGAGGCGATTCTCGAATCGATCATCGGGAAGAACGGGGTCTCGCCTACGGCCCGCCAGAGCTTGGCCGCTAGAGTTTCGGAGCTGTTGAACCAGACTGAGGCAGAGTGCATCAAGAAAGAGGAATAA
- the LOC125223414 gene encoding spermatogenesis-associated protein 20-like: MADGGSPKTAPSKSIKHTNRLAAEHSPYLLQHAHNPVDWYPWGEEAFAEARKTDTPIFLSIGYSTCHWCHVMEVESFEDEEVAKLLNDWFVCIKVDREERPDVDKVYMTYVQALYGGGGWPLSVFLSPDLKPMMGGTYFSPDDNPGRPGFKSLLRQVKEAWDTKKEYMVKGGLFAMEQLAEALAAVARSEKLPDGLPERAVQKCAEELADSYDSKFGGFGSAPKFPRPVEIQLMLYHKKKLKDNQMPGEAKHDLSMVALTLQSMARGGIHDHVGGGFHRYSVDECWHVPHFEKMLYDQGQLVNIYLDAFSLTNDMFYSSTARDILDYLQREMIGPSGEIFSAEDADSAEFEGAMRKEEGAFYVWTSQEIDDILGEHAPLFKEHYYIKSSGNCDLSRMSDPNDEFKGKNVLIERNSTSAMASKSGMPLDEYLKILGTCRKKLYDVRSKRPRPSLDDKVIVSWNGMAISAFARASKILKNEHEGIQFHFPVVGANPREYMEVAEKAATFIRKHLYDEQTRRLQHSFRNGPSKAPGFLDDYAFLISGLLDMYECGSSTNWLAWAIELQHSQDKLFLDEEGGGYFNTPGEDPSVLLRLKEDHDGAEPSGNSVAVINLVRLASLVAPASDRYRQNAEVLLAVFENSLRETAMAMPLMCCGADMHCVPSRKQVVVVGDKASEEFDKMLAAAHSSYNPNKTVIHIDPRDAEEMDFWEENNEKIAAMAKTNYVPDKIVALVCQNFACSPPVYEASMLGSLLESN; the protein is encoded by the exons ATGGCGGATGGCGGGTCTCCCAAAACGGCGCCGTCGAAGTCCATAAAGCACACCAACCGGCTGGCAGCGGAGCACAGTCCTTACCTTCTTCAGCATGCTCATAATCCT GTTGATTGGTATCCATGGGGGGAGGAGGCTTTTGCAGAAGCTCGTAAAACAGATACCCCTATCTTCCTGTCAA TTGGTTACAGCACTTGCCATTG gtgTCATGTAATGGAAGTTGAATCATTTGAGGATGAAGAGGTGGCCAAATTGCTTAATGATTGGTTTGTCTGTATCAAG GTGGATCGTGAAGAGAGACCAGATGTTGATAAG GTATACATGACCTATGTACAAGCATTATACGGTGGCGGGGGTTGGCCGTTAAGCGTCTTCCTTTCACCTGACCTAAAGCCTATGATGGGTGGCACTTATTTTTCTCCAGATGATAACCCTGGAAGACCAGGCTTCAAATCTCTACTTAG GCAGGTTAAAGAAGCTTGGGACACTAAGAAGGAATACATGGTCAAAGGTGGATTATTTGCAATGGAACAGCTCGCTGAAGCATTAGCTGCCGTTGCAAGATCAGAAAAGCTTCCGGACGGACTTCCAGAGAGGGCAGTCCAGAAATGTGCTGAAGAG CTTGCGGATAGTTATGATTCCAAGTTTGGTGGATTTGGCTCTGCTCCGAAATTCCCAAGACCCGTTGAAATCCAGCTGATGCTTTATCATAAAAAGAAGTTAAAGGATAACCAAATGCCCGGAGAAGCAAAGCATGACCTGAGTATGGTGGCTCTGACCCTTCAGTCCATGGCGAGGGGTGGTATCCATGATCATGTTGGAGGCGGATTTCACAGATATAGCGTGGATGAATGCTGGCATG TACCTCATTTCGAGAAGATGCTATATGATCAAGGGCAACTTGTTAACATTTATCTAGATGCTTTCTCGCTTACGAATGATATGTTCTATTCAAGCACAGCGAGGGACATTCTTGATTACTTGCAGCGGGAGATGATCGGCCCTAGTGGGGAAATATTTTCTGCTGAGGATGCAGATAGTGCGGAATTTGAAGGCGCAATGAGGAAGGAGGAGGGTGCCTTCTATGTCTGGACCAGCCAAGAG ATCGATGACATACTCGGAGAGCATGCCCCCCTCTTTAAAGAGCACTATTACATTAAATCATCGGGCAATTGCGATCTATCAAGAATGAGCGACCCTAACGACGAGTTCAAGGGTAAGAATGTGCTTATAGAGCGAAATAGTACTTCTGCAATGGCGTCGAAATCTGGTATGCCACTGGATGAGTACCTAAAGATCTTGGGGACCTGTAGAAAGAAACTTTATGATGTTCGGTCGAAACGCCCAAGACCATCTTTGGATGATAAG GTCATCGTTTCGTGGAATGGGATGGCAATATCTGCCTTTGCTCGAGCGTCGAAAATCCTAAAGAACGAGCACGAAGGAATACAGTTCCACTTTCCCGTTGTTGGAGCTAAT CCTAGGGAGTATATGGAAGTTGCGGAGAAGGCAGCAACTTTTATCCGGAAGCATCTTTACGATGAGCAGACAAGAAGACTACAGCACAGTTTCAGGAACGGCCCGTCTAAGGCACCTGGATTTTTAGACGATTACGCCTTCCTGATATCTGGTCTTTTAGATATGTATGAATGTGGGAGTTCAACAAATTGGCTAGCTTGGGCTATTGAACTTCAGCATTCACAG GACAAGCTGTTTTTGGATGAGGAGGGCGGAGGTTATTTCAATACTCCTGGTGAGGACCCCTCGGTCCTCCTCCGGCTCAAAGAGGACCATGATGGTGCAGAACCGTCGGGTAACTCTGTTGCAGTGATCAACTTAGTGAGACTGGCGTCACTAGTAGCGCCCGCTTCTGATCGTTACAGGCAAAATGCAGAAGTTCTGCTG GCTGTTTTCGAGAATAGTTTAAGAGAAACGGCAATGGCCATGCCTTTGATGTGCTGCGGCGCAGATATGCATTGCGTCCCTTCAAGAAAGCAAGTTGTGGTGGTGGGAGACAAGGCGAGTGAAGAATTCGACAAAATGTTAGCTGCAGCTCACTCATCGTATAATCCTAATAAAACG GTGATTCACATAGACCCTAGAGATGCAGAGGAAATGGATTTCTGGGAGGAAAACAATGAGAAGATTGCTGCTATGGCCAAGACCAACTATGTGCCCGACAAGATTGTTGCGCTCGTCTGCCAGAATTTTGCATGCAGTCCTCCGGTGTATGAAGCGAGTATGCTCGGATCTCTGCTCGAAAGCAATTAG
- the LOC125224113 gene encoding E3 ubiquitin-protein ligase MIEL1-like isoform X2 yields the protein METLGANSAAEQTQNRDDSDVAREDFGALQHGCDHYRRRCKLKAPCCDQIFTCRHCHNEATSILSNPRDRHEIVRHDVKQVVCAICNTEQQVSNLCSNCGVKFGEYFCSICKFYDDDISKKQFHCNDCGICRVGGREKFFHCQKCGSCYSVSLRNNHRCVENSMKNHCPICYEFLFDSTKQTTIMKCGHTMHVECYNEMFNQNQYRCPICSKSVFNMTNSWARLDEERLQCLRNTATKLKISATIATILARRSSTYMVTSANTVIPTIHV from the exons ATGGAAACCCTAGGCGCGAATTCCGCAGCTGAACAAACGCAAAATCGTGATGATAGCGATGTTGCGCGAGAAGATTTCGGGGCATTGCAGCATGG GTGCGACCATTATAGGAGAAGATGCAAGCTGAAGGCGCCTTGCTGCGATCAGATTTTTACTTGCCGTCACTGTCACAACGAAGCCACG AGTATTTTGAGCAACCCGAGAGATAGACACGAGATTGTTCGACATGATGTTAAGCAA GTTGTTTGTGCAATATGCAATACTGAACAACAG GTTTCCAATCTATGTTCGAATTGTGGCGTCAAATTTGGTGAATACTTCTGCAGCATATGCAAATTCTATGATGATGAT ATCAGTAAAAAACAGTTTCATTGCAATGACTGTGGCATTTGTAG AGTTGGCGGTCGCGAAAAGTTCTTTCATTGCCAGAAGTGTG GTTCTTGCTATTCTGTTAGTTTGCGTAATAATCACAGATGTGTAGAGAACTCAATGAAGAATCACTGTCCTATTTGTTATGAG TTTCTTTTCGACTCAACCAAACAGACTACTATTATGAAATGTGGGCACACAATGCATGTGGAATGTTATAATGAGATGTTTAACCAAAACCA GTATCGTTGTCCAATCTGCTCCAAGTCAGTGTTCAATATGACTAATAGTTGGGCAAGATTAGACGAGGAG AGACTGCAATGCCTGAGGAATACCGCTACGAA GTTGAAAATCTCTGCAACGATTGCAACCATACTAGCAAGGCGTTCTTCCACATATATGGTCACAAGTGCCAACACTGTAATTCCTACAATACACGTGTGA
- the LOC125220023 gene encoding NAD(P)H-quinone oxidoreductase subunit T, chloroplastic produces MAAPTATPPASFPLSPTNRITKSRIPHATQRGTRHVRRCTFRVQAVQGPTPSSEKRRQAPPGVDTRIHWESEDEGWIGGSSSQEQPKDEDDLLGEKFSELLNSSTDSYYQFLGVPANADVEEIKAAYRRLSKEYHPDTTVLPLRTASDKFMKLREIYNVLSDDEKRRFYDWTLAQEAASREAEKMRIKLDDPYMREVQQYESVPDMVDRLGGRNMELSDQATQALTFDILIILFSICCLIYVVYFKEPY; encoded by the exons ATGGCTGCACCAACAGCAACTCCCCCTGCTTCATTCCCACTCTCACCTACTAACCGAATCACCAAATCAAGAATTCCCCATGCAACACAGAGGGGGACAAGGCACGTACGCCGCTGCACCTTCCGAGTCCAGGCCGTGCAGGGCCCAACTCCCAGCAGCGAAAAGAGGCGGCAGGCGCCACCTGGAGTCGACACAAGAATCCACTGGGAGAGCGAAGACGAAGGATGGATCGGGGGCAGCAGCTCACAGGAGCAGCCCAAAGACGAAGACGACTTGCTCGGGGAGAAATTCTCCGAGCTGCTCAACAGCTCAACTGATTCATATTACCA GTTTCTGGGAGTGCCTGCAAACGCTGACGTCGAAGAAATCAAGGCGGCCTACCGGAGGCTGTCGAAGGAATACCATCCGGACACAACTGTGCTTCCTCTGAGAACAGCCTCGGACAAGTTCATGAAACTAAGAGAGATCTACAATGTGCTGAGCGATGACGAGAAGCGCAGGTTCTATGACTGGACGCTGGCTCAGGAGGCAGCGAGCCGGGAAGCAGAGAAGATGAGGATCAAGCTGGACGACCCGTACATGCGAGAGGTGCAGCAATATGAGTCCGTTCCGGATATGGTGGATCGGTTGGGGGGGAGGAACATGGAGCTCAGTGACCAGGCAACACAAGCTCtaacttttgatattttgatcatTCTCTTCTCTATATGTTGTCTAATATATGTTGTCTACTTCAAAGAGCCCTACTAG
- the LOC125223711 gene encoding glutaredoxin-C13-like, with product MDKIGKLASENGVVVFSKSTCCLCYAVQILFRDLGVQPLVHDIDHDPEGKEIEKALMRMGYSAPVPMVYIGGKLMGSTNEIMSLHLSGSLVQQLRAYQQTN from the coding sequence atggaCAAGATAGGGAAACTGGCATCGGAGAACGGCGTGGTGGTCTTCAGCAAGAGCACGTGCTGCTTGTGCTACGCGGTGCAGATCCTGTTCCGCGACCTCGGGGTGCAGCCCCTGGTGCACGACATCGACCACGACCCCGAGGGGAAGGAGATCGAGAAGGCGCTGATGCGGATGGGCTACAGCGCGCCCGTGCCCATGGTCTACATCGGCGGCAAGCTCATGGGGTCCACCAACGAGATCATGTCGCTCCACCTCAGCGGCTCCCTTGTCCAGCAACTCAGGGCCTACCAGCAGACCAACTAG
- the LOC125224113 gene encoding E3 ubiquitin-protein ligase MIEL1-like isoform X1, whose amino-acid sequence METLGANSAAEQTQNRDDSDVAREDFGALQHGCDHYRRRCKLKAPCCDQIFTCRHCHNEATSILSNPRDRHEIVRHDVKQVVCAICNTEQQVSNLCSNCGVKFGEYFCSICKFYDDDISKKQFHCNDCGICRVGGREKFFHCQKCGSCYSVSLRNNHRCVENSMKNHCPICYEFLFDSTKQTTIMKCGHTMHVECYNEMFNQNQYRCPICSKSVFNMTNSWARLDEEIAETAMPEEYRYEVENLCNDCNHTSKAFFHIYGHKCQHCNSYNTRVITSGENGNHSST is encoded by the exons ATGGAAACCCTAGGCGCGAATTCCGCAGCTGAACAAACGCAAAATCGTGATGATAGCGATGTTGCGCGAGAAGATTTCGGGGCATTGCAGCATGG GTGCGACCATTATAGGAGAAGATGCAAGCTGAAGGCGCCTTGCTGCGATCAGATTTTTACTTGCCGTCACTGTCACAACGAAGCCACG AGTATTTTGAGCAACCCGAGAGATAGACACGAGATTGTTCGACATGATGTTAAGCAA GTTGTTTGTGCAATATGCAATACTGAACAACAG GTTTCCAATCTATGTTCGAATTGTGGCGTCAAATTTGGTGAATACTTCTGCAGCATATGCAAATTCTATGATGATGAT ATCAGTAAAAAACAGTTTCATTGCAATGACTGTGGCATTTGTAG AGTTGGCGGTCGCGAAAAGTTCTTTCATTGCCAGAAGTGTG GTTCTTGCTATTCTGTTAGTTTGCGTAATAATCACAGATGTGTAGAGAACTCAATGAAGAATCACTGTCCTATTTGTTATGAG TTTCTTTTCGACTCAACCAAACAGACTACTATTATGAAATGTGGGCACACAATGCATGTGGAATGTTATAATGAGATGTTTAACCAAAACCA GTATCGTTGTCCAATCTGCTCCAAGTCAGTGTTCAATATGACTAATAGTTGGGCAAGATTAGACGAGGAG ATTGCAGAGACTGCAATGCCTGAGGAATACCGCTACGAA GTTGAAAATCTCTGCAACGATTGCAACCATACTAGCAAGGCGTTCTTCCACATATATGGTCACAAGTGCCAACACTGTAATTCCTACAATACACGTGTGATTACAAGTGGGGAGAACGGCAACCATAGCTCTACATAG
- the LOC125217993 gene encoding zinc finger protein CONSTANS-LIKE 13-like, translated as MSEESCIDQTERLCDFCNESKALLYCRADSAKLCFSCDLEVHSTNPLFQKHNRSLLCDSCSSSPSSIFCSTESTVLCQNCDWEIHNTFASIHDRRPLEGFSGCPSLTDLLRFLGLQDFEKNKSDLGAGNEFLDMLVWETPTVVTINDLIVANNYDDSAPALQATALPPFPKNRNASCGKHKEEIFSQLREMAKKDPNYSGSLEEDFEAFVENNQPQVAAKCPTGLETKAEPASIGDWCFVDEGFPSAYFGDFISEMSHLVPDKDSDSAGVGNGIQDIQPCVPVDSQAFQLPPTAATRELNSQERDSALSRYKEKKKTRRYDKHVRYESRKVRAESRVRIKGRFAKKDR; from the exons ATGAGTGAAGAAAGTTGTATAGATCAAACAGAGCGTCTCTGCGATTTCTGCAACGAGTCCAAGGCGCTCCTCTACTGCCGCGCGGATTCAGCCAAGCTCTGCTTCAGCTGCGATCTCGAGGTCCACTCCACCAATCCGCTCTTCCAGAAGCACAACCGCTCCCTCCTCTGCGATTCCTGCAGCTCCTCGCCCTCCTCCATCTTCTGCTCCACCGAATCCACCGTCCTCTGCCAGAATTGCGACTGGGAGATCCACAACACCTTCGCCTCCATCCACGACCGCCGCCCCCTCGAAGGCTTCTCCGGCTGCCCTTCCCTCACCGACCTCCTCAGATTTCTAGGCTTGCAGGATTTCGAGAAGAACAAATCAGATCTCGGCGCCGGAAACGAATTTCTCGATATGCTGGTGTGGGAGACGCCGACTGTCGTCACCATCAACGATTTGATCGTCGCCAATAATTATGACGATTCTGCCCCCGCTCTTCAGGCTACCGCCTTGCCCCCTTTCCCTAAG AATCGAAATGCATCGTGTGGCAAGCACAAGGAGGAAATATTTTCCCAACTACGCGAGATGGCGAAGAAGGATCCAAACTACAGTGGCTCCCTTGAAGAGGACTTTGAAGCATTTGTGGAAAACAATCAGCCACAAGTAGCTGCAAAATGTCCGACTGGCCTCGAAACTAAGGCCGAGCCG GCTAGTATTGGTGATTGGTGTTTCGTTGATGAAGGCTTTCCTTCCGCGTATTTCGGTGATTTCATCAGTGAGATGAGCCATTTGGTGCCGGACAAGGACTCAGACAGTGCTGGTGTTGGAAATGGTATTCAAGACATTCAACCGTGTGTTCCTGTCGATTCCCAGGCCTTTCAACTGCCTCCTACTGCAGCAACGCGTGAGCTTAACAGCCAAGAGCGAGACTCTGCTCTATCACGCTacaaggagaagaagaaaactaGAAG GTACGACAAGCATGTGAGATACGAATCAAGAAAAGTTCGAGCAGAAAGTAGGGTGAGAATAAAGGGCCGTTTTGCAAAGAAGGATCGCTAG